ACAGATTTCCTGTACAACCGGCATGTCATGGGAGCTGAGCAGAATCGTCTTATTCTCCTTTTTGGCGATTTCCGTTAGCAGCTTCCTGATTTCATAGCTTGTTTCAATATCCAATCCGAGGGTCGGTTCATCCAGGAAAATAATATCCGTGTCTGCTAATAGAGCAACTGCAATGGAAAGCTTTTGCTGCATACCCCTTGATAGAGTATTAACCTGCTCATGGGATTTATTTGTCAAATTGAAACGCTCCAATAATTCATCCACTTTTTGAGAAACCGCTTTTTTCGACATTCCTCGATTTCCCGAGAAATATTCGAGGTTTTCCCTCACCGTTAGACGCCAATACAGGTTCCGGTTTCCCTCTAAAACGACACTGATATGACGGAGTGCCTTCAATCTTTGGGATTTTATGTCGAATCCATTGATAGTTACTGAACCCTCATTCGGAATCAAAAGTCCGCACATCATTTTAATCAAGGTGGTCTTCCCTGCTCCATTCG
This region of Falsibacillus pallidus genomic DNA includes:
- a CDS encoding ABC transporter ATP-binding protein, with product MEKLIDIKGVKKWYKKKKSNELIEAVKGISFQVDRGEVVGLLGPNGAGKTTLIKMMCGLLIPNEGSVTINGFDIKSQRLKALRHISVVLEGNRNLYWRLTVRENLEYFSGNRGMSKKAVSQKVDELLERFNLTNKSHEQVNTLSRGMQQKLSIAVALLADTDIIFLDEPTLGLDIETSYEIRKLLTEIAKKENKTILLSSHDMPVVQEICERVVIINGGEVVTDEKVQNLLELFDTKAYSFTLTKALNKQQLAVLNHNFLANMSQEENGETKLEVTISHSEEFYQVIDLLKEFHASIEKIDRASIDFEKVFMKIVKGEPENEVTLSATS